One window of Lacerta agilis isolate rLacAgi1 chromosome 14, rLacAgi1.pri, whole genome shotgun sequence genomic DNA carries:
- the LOC117057968 gene encoding B-cell antigen receptor complex-associated protein beta chain-like, whose protein sequence is MTDRNDPVVELRARAVVSETPTRIRFIAARWGSQVSFRCISSSPANWYKETEKGKHQEMVNTSRVQVLRNESMVLMHIRKIQLTDNGIYFCENNKTQNSRQQCCGTELRVMGISTFQQVQSRNTLKDAIIVIQSLLIVLFVSVPVFLTMGKGDGKDAPAEDHTYEGLMVELADTYEDICTYQDRVTDKWNLGESPGEE, encoded by the exons ATGACAGACCGCAAtgacccagtggtggagcttcgtGCACGTGCTGTAGTTTCTGAGACGCCGACGCGTATACGCTTCATCGCTGCCCGGTGGGGCAGCCAGGTGTCCTTCAGGTGCATTTCCAGCTCTCCAGCAAATTGGTACAAAGAGACAGAGAAGGGCAAGCATCAGGAGATGGTGAACACTTCCAGAGTCCAGGTGTTGAGGAACGAATCGATGGTCCTGATGCACATCCGAAAAATCCAGCTCACCGACAATGGCATCTACTTCTGTGAGAACAACAAGACACAAAATAGTCGGCAGCAGTGCTGCGGCACTGAATTGCGAGTCATGG GTATCAGCACATTTCAGCAAGTGCAGAGTCGAAACACCCTGAAAGATGCCATCATCGTGATCCAGTCCCTTCTTATTGTCCTGTTTGTGAGTGTCCCTGTGTTTCTAACTATGGGGAAG GGTGATGGCAAGGATGCACCGGCTGAGGACCACACTTACGAG GGGTTGATGGTTGAACTAGCTGATACATATGAAGACATTTGTACTTACCAGGACAGAGTAACGGACAAGTGGAATCTGGGAGAGAGTCCAGGCGAGGAGTGA
- the LOC117059297 gene encoding LOW QUALITY PROTEIN: somatotropin-like (The sequence of the model RefSeq protein was modified relative to this genomic sequence to represent the inferred CDS: deleted 1 base in 1 codon), with the protein MAEGNNGLSHNAPLQPVCQCSYKGTASHLLAADTFKEFERSYISEAQRYSNKNSPSSYCYSETIPAPTGKEDAQQRTDMELLRFSLTLIQSWLGPVRFLSRVFTNSLVFGTSDRVYEKLQDLEEGIQALMRELEDGSSRGVQLLRPTYDKFDVNLRSEDALLKNYGLLSCFKKDLHKVETYLKVMKCRRFGEVNCTI; encoded by the exons ATGGCCGAAGGGAACAACGgcctttcccacaatgcccctctCCAGCCTGTTTGCCAATGCAGTTATAAGGGCACAGCATCT CACCTGCTAGCAGCTGATACCTTCAAGGAGTTT gaaCGTTCCTACATCTCAGAAGCCCAGCGGTACTCCAACAAAAACTCTCCATCTTCATACTGTTATTCTGAAACCATCCCTGCACCCACAGGGAAGGAAGATGCCCAGCAAAGAACG GACATGGAGCTTCTCAGGTTTTCGCTGACTCTCATTCAGTCCTGGCTAGGTCCTGTACGGTTCCTAAGCAGGGTGTTCACTAATAGCCTGGTCTTTGGGACTTCGGACAGAGTGTATGAAAAACTCCAAGACTTGGAAGAAGGTATCCAGGCTCTTATGAGG GAGCTGGAGGACGGGAGCTCACGGGGTGTTCAGCTGCTCAGACCCACCTACGACAAATTTGACGTCAACCTCCGGAGCGAAGACGCTCTGCTGAAAAACTACGGCCTTCTGTCCTGCTTCAAGAAGGACCTGCACAAGGTGGAGACCTACCTGAAAGTGATGAAGTGCCGGCGTTTCGGGGAAGTTAACTGCACCATCTGA